From the candidate division WOR-3 bacterium genome, one window contains:
- a CDS encoding DNA recombination protein RmuC has product MPLAVTIIITILSLLIALVVILLVLTRLKKPPATETTLLFQQLEALRQEQARALEANNQLLNQRLSEVSRTLADNTSTLNTRLDSAAKITGELNLRLGELARAAENIFQVGKDIASLQEILRAPKPRGLLGELFLDNILKEIVPNNYQSQYQFRSGEKVDAVVRLGEKLVPVDAKFPLEDFQRVLAAEDETTRASMRRQFLQKVKGHIDAIAKKYILPDEGTFDFALMYIPAENVYYETITSIGEKDETILNYAFARRVIPVSPGTIYAYLQAIALGLRGMQIDRKAREILDHLSRLQGDLNRFKEKFETLGSHLTNARNRYDDAARELDRLSERMVLKLEETNPGSTGQED; this is encoded by the coding sequence ATGCCTTTGGCGGTCACCATTATCATTACCATCCTTTCACTGCTCATCGCCCTCGTTGTCATCCTCCTCGTCCTGACCCGGCTCAAAAAACCTCCCGCCACCGAAACCACTCTCCTTTTTCAGCAACTGGAGGCGCTCCGTCAGGAGCAGGCGCGTGCCCTGGAGGCAAACAATCAGTTGCTCAACCAGCGCCTGAGTGAGGTGAGCCGCACCCTTGCCGATAACACCAGCACCCTTAACACCAGACTTGACAGTGCGGCAAAAATCACCGGCGAACTCAATCTGCGTTTAGGTGAACTTGCCCGTGCCGCTGAAAACATCTTCCAGGTTGGTAAAGACATCGCCTCTCTCCAGGAGATTCTGCGCGCACCCAAACCGAGGGGGCTTTTGGGCGAACTCTTCCTGGACAATATCCTCAAGGAGATTGTCCCCAATAACTACCAGTCCCAGTATCAGTTTCGTTCTGGGGAAAAGGTGGATGCGGTGGTGCGACTCGGAGAAAAACTTGTGCCGGTTGATGCCAAGTTTCCGCTTGAGGACTTTCAGAGAGTGCTTGCGGCTGAGGATGAAACAACCCGCGCCTCGATGCGCCGGCAGTTTTTGCAGAAGGTTAAAGGGCACATTGATGCCATTGCCAAGAAATACATCCTGCCGGATGAAGGGACATTTGACTTTGCCCTGATGTATATCCCGGCAGAAAATGTGTATTATGAGACCATCACCAGTATCGGCGAGAAAGACGAAACTATCCTGAACTATGCTTTTGCCCGGCGGGTGATTCCGGTCTCACCGGGAACAATTTATGCCTATCTTCAGGCGATTGCCCTCGGGTTGCGCGGAATGCAGATTGACCGCAAGGCAAGGGAAATCCTTGACCATCTGAGCCGGCTGCAGGGAGACCTCAACCGGTTTAAGGAGAAATTTGAAACCCTGGGCAGCCATCTCACCAACGCCCGTAACCGTTACGATGATGCGGCACGGGAACTTGACCGCCTCAGTGAAAGGATGGTCTTGAAACTTGAAGAGACAAATCCTGGCTCAACCGGTCAGGAGGATTGA